Proteins encoded by one window of Sardina pilchardus chromosome 7, fSarPil1.1, whole genome shotgun sequence:
- the fam131c gene encoding protein FAM131C: MGSCLCKGQKELRGTQMCPMGDLQTCVEGQPINKGIHQPYNGGFADKKNGSGYNIGELATSSLQGLVATIKDHITKPTAMAQGRVAHLIEWKGWGGDGASGGSWSGWNQPGGVGAALQEDQQLYSHLTDEIKEARFAAGVAEQFALAEATLNVWSPHVISDQPTAESVALQGAEGLYLSQFLLDGGSVGVPQHLYSVHLEPSPDARSLGLPPLPPQTHSCSPCSTHMPPSQLLRTPQAEDGVRQVDSTSLSEDEVFYN, from the exons ATGGGCTCGTGCCTTTGCAAAGGTCAGAAAG agcTCCGGGGGACTCAAATGTGTCCCATGGGAGACCTTCAGACGTGCGTGGAAGGACAGCCCATCAACAAG GGTATTCATCAGCCTTACAATGGAGGCTTTGCTGATAAGAAGAATGGCAGCGGTTATAACATTGGCGAGCTGGCTACATCCTCCCTGCAGG GCCTGGTGGCCACGATAAAGGATCACATCACCAAGCCCACGGCGATGGCGCAGGGCCGCGTGGCTCACCTGATCGAGTGGAAGGGCTGGGGGGGCGACGGGGCCTCCGGGGGCAGCTGGTCTGGCTGGAACCAGCCAGGGGGGGTGGGCGCCGCCCTACAGGAGGACCAGCAGCTCTACTCCCACCTGACCGATGAGATCAAGGAGGCGCGCTTCGCTGCAG GGGTGGCCGAACAGTTTGCTCTCGCCGAGGCCACCTTGAACGTCTGGTCTCCCCACGTCATCTCAGATCAGCCCACGGCTGAATCCGTCGCGCTGCAAG GTGCGGAGGGGCTCTATCTGTCGCAGTTCTTGCTGGACGGTGGGAGTGTCGGGGTGCCCCAGCACCTCTACAGTGTTCACTTGGAGCCCAGCCCCGATGCCAGATCCCTgggcctccctcccctcccgccCCAGACTCACTCCTGCTCCCCGTGCTCCACTCACATGCCCCCCTCACAGTTGCTGAGGACTCCCCAGGCGGAGGACGGGGTCCGGCAGGTGGACAGCACCTCTCTATCCGAGGACGAGGTTTTTTACAACTAG